A genomic region of Trueperaceae bacterium contains the following coding sequences:
- a CDS encoding GNAT family N-acetyltransferase produces MPPLTGPYSYRELSDEEFRPIFERLRPLVFAEHFTFRSRQALSTDELEAMELLGERMGKESFSLRIGVYLDEEPVGWHVGHQEDAEKFYMTNTGIVEEHRGKGIYTALLPKIMERVAAEGFQIIYSRHNATNNSVLVPKLKAGFVISGLEINDRFGTLVHLSYFTNPLRRRMMGVRAGEERIDDELARYI; encoded by the coding sequence ATGCCCCCTCTGACCGGCCCCTACAGTTACCGTGAACTGAGCGATGAGGAGTTCCGGCCGATCTTCGAGCGGCTGAGGCCTCTCGTCTTCGCTGAACACTTCACCTTCCGTTCGCGCCAGGCTCTGTCCACGGATGAGCTGGAGGCGATGGAGCTGCTGGGCGAGAGGATGGGCAAGGAGTCGTTCTCGCTGCGGATCGGCGTCTACCTGGATGAGGAGCCGGTGGGCTGGCACGTCGGGCACCAGGAGGACGCCGAGAAGTTCTACATGACCAACACCGGGATCGTGGAGGAGCACCGAGGCAAGGGCATCTACACGGCTCTGCTGCCCAAGATCATGGAGAGGGTCGCGGCCGAAGGATTCCAGATCATCTACAGTCGCCACAACGCTACCAACAACAGCGTCCTGGTTCCCAAGCTCAAGGCAGGCTTCGTCATCTCGGGGCTCGAGATAAACGACCGCTTCGGAACGCTGGTCCACCTGTCGTACTTCACCAACCCGCTCAGACGGCGGATGATGGGCGTTCGAGCCGGCGAGGAGCGCATCGACGACGAACTCGCACGCTACATCTGA
- a CDS encoding SDR family oxidoreductase, producing MRSKGARAGLLVAGSAAALAGAALLRRRRRLDLTGRVVLITGGSRGLGLELGRQFADEGAHIALLARDEAALERAGLELAGVPLDLLPCDLADFAQVRRAVGELVRRHGRLDVLVNVASTIRVGPIENLGVEAFHEEMANNFFGTLHAVYAALPHLERGVGRIVNVTSIGGRIPVPHLTPYTAAKFAAVGFSEALHAELEANGIRVTTVTPGLMRTGSPYRAMFGGRREQEFRWFLLLSSLPGLSMGSRHVARKIVAACKRGDASLILPAYLRVPIAAHALAPGLFAQAAGLASRLLPGPAEAVGEELREGKEVLPPERSPAYAALTRRAARRNNELE from the coding sequence GTGAGAAGTAAGGGCGCCAGAGCGGGCCTCCTCGTGGCCGGGTCGGCTGCCGCGCTCGCCGGCGCGGCCCTGCTGCGCCGGCGCCGCCGCCTCGACCTCACCGGGCGGGTCGTGCTCATCACCGGCGGGTCACGCGGTCTGGGACTGGAGCTGGGCCGCCAGTTCGCCGACGAAGGCGCGCACATCGCCCTGCTGGCTCGGGACGAGGCTGCGCTCGAGCGAGCGGGCCTCGAGTTGGCGGGAGTGCCACTCGACCTGCTTCCCTGCGACCTGGCCGACTTCGCACAGGTGCGCCGCGCGGTCGGCGAGCTGGTGCGGCGCCATGGTCGCCTCGACGTGCTGGTCAACGTGGCCAGCACCATCCGCGTTGGTCCGATCGAGAACCTGGGCGTCGAAGCGTTCCACGAGGAGATGGCCAACAACTTCTTCGGCACGCTGCATGCGGTCTACGCGGCCCTGCCGCACCTGGAGCGGGGAGTTGGGCGCATCGTGAACGTCACCTCGATCGGCGGCCGGATACCGGTCCCGCACCTGACTCCTTACACGGCCGCGAAGTTCGCCGCCGTGGGCTTCTCGGAGGCGCTCCATGCCGAGCTGGAGGCGAACGGGATCCGCGTTACGACCGTCACTCCCGGCCTGATGCGAACGGGAAGCCCCTACCGGGCCATGTTCGGGGGCCGGCGCGAGCAGGAGTTCCGCTGGTTCCTTCTCCTGAGCTCGCTTCCAGGGCTCAGCATGGGCTCGAGGCACGTCGCCCGGAAGATCGTGGCCGCCTGCAAGCGCGGCGACGCCTCGCTGATACTCCCCGCCTACTTGCGCGTCCCCATCGCCGCGCACGCCCTCGCGCCGGGGCTCTTCGCGCAGGCGGCCGGCCTGGCTAGCCGCCTCCTGCCGGGTCCTGCCGAGGCGGTCGGTGAGGAGCTGCGCGAGGGCAAGGAGGTCCTACCGCCCGAGCGCAGCCCTGCTTATGCCGCGCTCACTAGGCGAGCCGCGAGGAGGAACAATGAGCTCGAGTAG
- a CDS encoding zinc-dependent alcohol dehydrogenase, with product MRALTWHGAHDVRVERVPDPELLLPRDAIVRVTSTAICGSDLHLYDGFIPSMRRGDILGHEFMGEVVEVGAEVRGLAVGDRVVVPFPIACGNCWYCRNDQWALCDNSNPNAPLAELFFGESPAGIFGYSHLMGGYAGGQAEYVRVPYADVGPLKVPDGLDDERVLLLSDVLPTGWMAAENCELEGGETVAVWGCGPVGLLAVMSAYAQGAEQVVAIDSVPARLTKAAELGAVTVHHREEDVVERLRELTGGRGPDACIEAVGMESHGGGLLGPLDRVKQAVRLETGRPHALRQAIYACRKGGVLSIAGVFGGFIDTIPIGAAFNKGLTFRMGQAHVHRYLRPLLEKIRDGELRPDTILTHRMTLDEAPAAYELFRRKRDGCIKVVLSP from the coding sequence ATGAGGGCCCTGACCTGGCACGGCGCTCACGATGTAAGGGTCGAACGGGTGCCCGACCCGGAGCTGCTGCTGCCCCGTGACGCCATCGTCCGCGTCACCTCGACCGCCATCTGCGGTTCCGATCTCCACCTCTACGACGGCTTCATCCCGTCGATGCGAAGAGGCGACATCCTGGGCCACGAGTTCATGGGAGAGGTGGTCGAGGTCGGTGCCGAGGTGCGCGGCCTGGCGGTGGGCGATCGCGTGGTGGTCCCCTTCCCCATCGCCTGCGGAAACTGCTGGTACTGCCGGAACGATCAGTGGGCGCTGTGCGACAACTCCAACCCGAACGCGCCGCTGGCCGAACTCTTCTTCGGCGAGTCTCCTGCCGGGATCTTCGGCTACTCCCACCTGATGGGTGGGTACGCCGGCGGGCAGGCCGAGTACGTGCGGGTGCCGTACGCCGATGTGGGACCGCTGAAGGTGCCCGACGGGCTCGACGATGAGCGAGTCCTGCTCCTTAGCGACGTCCTGCCCACCGGTTGGATGGCGGCCGAGAACTGCGAGCTCGAAGGTGGCGAGACGGTGGCCGTGTGGGGCTGCGGACCGGTGGGCCTGCTGGCGGTGATGAGCGCCTACGCCCAGGGGGCCGAGCAGGTAGTGGCGATAGACAGCGTACCGGCGCGGCTCACGAAGGCCGCCGAGCTGGGCGCCGTGACCGTCCATCACCGCGAGGAGGATGTCGTGGAGCGGCTGCGCGAGCTCACCGGCGGTCGCGGGCCGGACGCCTGCATCGAGGCGGTGGGGATGGAGTCGCATGGCGGCGGTCTGCTGGGTCCGCTGGATCGCGTGAAACAGGCGGTCAGGCTCGAGACGGGCCGGCCGCACGCTTTGCGGCAGGCGATCTACGCCTGCAGGAAGGGAGGCGTCCTCTCCATAGCCGGCGTCTTCGGCGGCTTCATCGACACGATCCCGATCGGGGCCGCGTTCAACAAGGGCCTCACCTTCCGGATGGGGCAGGCCCACGTTCACCGTTACCTCCGTCCCCTGCTGGAGAAGATCCGTGACGGGGAGCTGCGCCCCGACACCATCCTCACCCATCGGATGACGTTGGACGAGGCGCCGGCTGCGTACGAGCTGTTCCGGCGCAAGCGTGACGGCTGCATAAAGGTGGTGCTGTCGCCGTGA